A single Desulfomonile tiedjei DNA region contains:
- a CDS encoding 4Fe-4S dicluster domain-containing protein has protein sequence MQQGSPNAPTGKVGPLAHDLASVIHQCYQCGKCSAGCPVAPEMDLLPHQMVRLAVLGDVDKIVASESIWLCLTCHTCGARCPNGIDVPALLDPIRHQVLQKKIETKESQVPTFHETFLKTIRTFGRVHELALIGIYKMKTKSYFSDMELGWKMFRKGRIHLLPHRSKNIGQVKEVFNKSSMK, from the coding sequence ATGCAGCAAGGCAGTCCGAACGCGCCGACCGGGAAGGTAGGCCCATTGGCCCATGATCTGGCCTCGGTAATTCATCAGTGTTATCAGTGCGGCAAATGCTCCGCAGGATGCCCCGTAGCCCCCGAAATGGACCTGCTCCCGCATCAGATGGTGCGACTGGCCGTTCTGGGAGATGTGGACAAGATAGTGGCTTCCGAGAGCATTTGGTTGTGCCTCACTTGCCACACTTGCGGGGCCAGATGCCCGAACGGCATTGATGTGCCGGCTCTCTTGGATCCGATCCGCCACCAGGTCCTTCAGAAAAAGATCGAGACCAAGGAATCCCAGGTGCCGACTTTCCATGAGACGTTTCTCAAGACTATACGTACTTTTGGGCGAGTGCACGAACTGGCTCTCATCGGCATATACAAGATGAAGACCAAGTCCTATTTCAGCGACATGGAATTGGGCTGGAAGATGTTCCGAAAAGGCAGGATACACCTCCTGCCCCACCGATCGAAGAACATCGGCCAGGTGAAAGAAGTTTTCAACAAGTCGTCAATGAAATGA